One Actinomycetota bacterium DNA segment encodes these proteins:
- a CDS encoding site-2 protease family protein has product MIPFGSVRLGRIFGIPIELNFTWFFIFALLIIDLTLRFQLKPFNLPLVVSIINATITTLLLFASVLFHELSHSYIAKKSGIPIKKITLFIFGGVAQMSKEPENPEVEFKMAIAGPLSSFFLSFSFGLIWVGARGLGLEMVGASFLLLWQINLALAVFNLLPGFPLDGGRVLRAGLWYWMKDMQRSMKIASQAGQGIAFSLIFFGFMMVFVLGDISALWLVLIGWFLNHAAQTSYRQLILQRSLSGIKVAEIMSKDVQIIDPSITLDKLVNEYFLKYRYGRFPVVENDQLLGVITLHDIKEIPQGDWSRVTAREIVVPPKESCIISYREEAVNALMQMAREEIGHLLVVDENGSLVGLVTRSDIIRLIKVKTELGV; this is encoded by the coding sequence TTGATTCCCTTTGGATCGGTCCGTCTTGGAAGGATATTCGGTATTCCCATAGAGTTGAACTTTACGTGGTTTTTTATTTTTGCCCTACTCATCATCGACTTAACCCTTCGTTTCCAATTAAAACCATTCAATCTTCCACTGGTTGTAAGCATAATTAATGCAACGATCACCACCCTTTTGCTCTTTGCTTCGGTTTTATTTCACGAACTATCCCATTCCTACATAGCTAAAAAAAGCGGTATTCCCATAAAGAAAATTACCCTGTTTATCTTCGGCGGAGTTGCCCAGATGTCCAAAGAGCCGGAAAATCCAGAGGTTGAGTTCAAAATGGCCATCGCCGGTCCGCTCTCCAGCTTTTTCTTATCCTTTTCCTTCGGTTTGATTTGGGTGGGGGCTAGGGGTTTGGGTTTGGAGATGGTTGGCGCCTCCTTTTTATTGCTCTGGCAGATCAATTTAGCCCTGGCGGTATTCAATCTTTTGCCCGGATTTCCCTTGGATGGAGGAAGAGTTTTAAGAGCCGGACTCTGGTATTGGATGAAAGATATGCAACGGTCCATGAAGATTGCCTCTCAGGCCGGGCAGGGAATAGCCTTCTCCCTCATTTTCTTTGGGTTCATGATGGTTTTCGTTCTGGGCGATATCAGTGCTCTCTGGCTGGTTTTGATCGGATGGTTCCTTAACCACGCCGCTCAGACAAGTTATCGACAGCTTATTCTCCAAAGATCGTTATCAGGGATTAAGGTCGCCGAGATCATGAGCAAGGATGTCCAAATCATTGATCCTTCAATAACCCTTGATAAGTTGGTCAATGAGTACTTCTTGAAATACCGATATGGTCGGTTTCCCGTGGTGGAGAATGATCAGCTTTTGGGGGTAATCACCTTACACGATATTAAAGAAATCCCTCAAGGGGATTGGTCAAGGGTAACCGCGAGGGAAATAGTGGTCCCTCCAAAGGAGAGTTGCATAATAAGTTATCGGGAGGAAGCCGTCAATGCCTTAATGCAGATGGCCAGGGAGGAAATAGGCCATCTTTTAGTGGTGGATGAGAATGGCAGCTTGGTGGGACTTGTCACAAGGAGTGATATAATCCGACTGATCAAAGTGAAGACTGAATTGGGAGTATAA
- the fdnG gene encoding formate dehydrogenase-N subunit alpha, translating to MKFSRRGFFKLTGASLASTTLLRFGFDISAIAEEVEELRIKGAKEAPTICPYCSCGCGAIVSSEHGHPINIEGDPDHPTNLGSLCPKGASMFQVAADTAGLRNKKVLYRAPGSSEWEDKTWDWAISQIARRIKDTRDKYFISTEDGVTVNRCESIAALGGAAVNNEECYLWIKLMRTLGLVYIEHQARIUHSATVAALGPTYGRGAMTNHWIDIKNSDCIMIMGGNAAECHPMAFKWVTKAMEERGAKLIVVDPRFTRSASKAHIYAPIRAGTDIAFIMGMVNYVIENELYHEEYVKEYTNASLLIKPEFDFKDGLFSGYDETKRKYDEATWGYQTKEVTEVKEGKRVTVTEPLRDMTLTDSNCVFQLLKEHASRYTPEMVEKITGCPKEKFLDVCKEFSKTGDPEKTGTILYAMGWTQHTVGTENIRAFAMLQLLLGNIGRPGGGVNALRGEPNVQGSTDHALLFHILPGYLPVAKVGDTFRGYADKFTVDRATKNVLPGSTSWWRNGEKYIVSLLKEWWGDAAQPENDFRFDWLPKIGKGHKGGGYSHIALFEAMYDGVIKGFIILGQNPAVGGPNSNIECKALDKLEWLVDLNLWETETNAFWKRPGVDPTDIQTEVFRLPAADSVEKDGSITNSGRWIQWRWKGAEPLGDCKSDLEIIDLIFKELKRLYETEGGPNAEAITNLNWDYGDPPSAEEVARACNGYVWPDRSKLVKNFTVLAADGTTACGNWLFSGSFAEDGTNLMQRRTPETEGIGNNLEWAFAWPLNRRIVYNRASCDLEGKPWNPNIPEIWWDPNKVDPKTGLPGMWTGNDVPDFPAAKAPTAVGGNLPAIMLNEGVFKLFAPCKEGPFPEHYEPLESPVKNLMSAEQINPAIFLWHKVNPEDKVGTSGEYPLVATTYRITEHWQTGIMTRNQPWLAELMPEMFVEMSEELAEEKGIENGDWVKVVTARGEVEAVAIVTPRFKPLTVDGKKIHQVGLPWCYGYVGYTTGGPKKLNYAANQLTPHIGDANTMIQESKAFLCDIRKVK from the coding sequence GTGAAATTTTCACGGAGGGGTTTTTTCAAACTTACCGGTGCATCTCTTGCTTCTACCACGCTGCTTCGCTTTGGCTTCGATATATCGGCGATCGCCGAGGAAGTAGAGGAACTGCGAATTAAGGGTGCGAAAGAAGCGCCCACTATTTGTCCTTATTGTTCTTGTGGCTGTGGGGCCATTGTAAGTTCCGAACATGGGCACCCCATCAATATCGAAGGCGATCCCGATCATCCCACCAATCTTGGAAGTCTTTGTCCTAAAGGTGCATCCATGTTCCAGGTTGCTGCGGACACGGCGGGTTTGAGAAATAAAAAAGTTCTATATCGCGCTCCGGGTTCTTCTGAATGGGAGGATAAGACTTGGGACTGGGCAATCTCTCAGATTGCCAGGAGAATCAAAGACACCCGGGATAAGTACTTCATTTCTACAGAGGATGGAGTCACGGTGAATCGTTGCGAATCCATCGCTGCGCTGGGCGGAGCGGCTGTAAACAATGAGGAGTGTTACCTGTGGATCAAATTAATGAGGACACTCGGTCTCGTTTACATCGAGCACCAAGCCCGCATATGACACTCCGCCACCGTGGCAGCGTTGGGTCCAACGTACGGAAGAGGTGCAATGACCAATCACTGGATAGACATTAAGAACAGTGATTGCATCATGATTATGGGCGGAAATGCCGCAGAATGCCACCCCATGGCTTTCAAGTGGGTCACCAAGGCCATGGAGGAAAGAGGAGCCAAGCTCATCGTGGTTGACCCCCGATTTACTCGATCAGCCTCCAAAGCTCATATTTATGCCCCAATTCGGGCCGGCACGGATATTGCCTTCATCATGGGGATGGTCAACTATGTCATCGAGAATGAGCTCTATCACGAAGAATACGTCAAGGAGTACACAAATGCTTCACTTTTGATAAAACCTGAATTCGACTTCAAAGATGGGCTATTCTCGGGCTACGATGAGACCAAGAGGAAGTACGACGAGGCGACTTGGGGCTATCAAACAAAAGAGGTGACGGAAGTCAAAGAAGGGAAGAGGGTAACCGTCACCGAGCCCTTAAGGGATATGACCCTCACCGATTCCAATTGTGTCTTCCAGCTCCTTAAAGAACACGCCTCCCGGTACACACCGGAGATGGTGGAGAAGATCACCGGCTGTCCCAAGGAGAAATTCCTCGATGTATGCAAGGAATTTTCGAAGACGGGTGATCCCGAGAAAACTGGAACCATCCTATATGCCATGGGTTGGACTCAGCACACTGTGGGAACGGAAAACATCCGTGCCTTTGCCATGCTCCAATTGCTTCTTGGGAATATCGGGAGACCCGGTGGCGGAGTGAATGCTCTGCGAGGAGAGCCAAATGTTCAGGGTTCAACCGATCATGCTCTGCTCTTCCATATTCTGCCTGGGTATCTACCGGTTGCGAAGGTTGGGGATACCTTCAGGGGTTACGCGGATAAGTTCACGGTCGACAGAGCGACTAAAAACGTTCTTCCCGGCTCCACTTCCTGGTGGAGAAATGGCGAGAAGTACATCGTGAGTTTGCTCAAGGAGTGGTGGGGAGATGCGGCCCAGCCGGAGAATGACTTCCGCTTCGATTGGTTGCCCAAGATCGGAAAGGGTCACAAGGGAGGCGGCTACTCCCACATAGCCCTGTTCGAGGCGATGTACGATGGCGTGATCAAGGGTTTCATCATCCTCGGTCAGAATCCAGCGGTCGGGGGACCGAACTCGAACATCGAATGTAAAGCCTTGGATAAGCTGGAATGGTTGGTCGACCTTAACCTGTGGGAGACCGAGACCAATGCTTTCTGGAAGAGACCGGGTGTTGATCCCACCGATATTCAAACCGAGGTCTTCAGACTCCCAGCCGCCGATTCCGTGGAGAAGGACGGTTCCATTACCAACTCTGGGCGCTGGATACAGTGGCGCTGGAAGGGCGCCGAGCCTCTGGGCGATTGCAAGAGCGATCTGGAGATCATCGATCTCATCTTCAAGGAGCTCAAGAGGCTCTATGAGACTGAGGGTGGCCCCAATGCCGAGGCCATAACCAATCTCAACTGGGATTACGGCGATCCGCCCAGCGCGGAGGAGGTCGCCAGGGCCTGCAATGGCTACGTCTGGCCGGACAGGAGCAAGTTGGTGAAGAACTTCACCGTTCTCGCGGCTGACGGTACGACCGCCTGCGGAAACTGGCTCTTCTCCGGGTCATTTGCCGAGGATGGAACGAACCTCATGCAGAGACGCACTCCGGAGACCGAGGGTATCGGCAATAACCTTGAGTGGGCATTTGCCTGGCCGCTCAATAGGCGCATTGTTTACAACCGCGCTTCCTGCGACCTCGAGGGCAAGCCCTGGAATCCGAATATCCCGGAGATATGGTGGGATCCCAACAAAGTCGATCCAAAAACGGGTCTACCCGGAATGTGGACGGGTAACGATGTCCCGGACTTCCCTGCGGCGAAGGCGCCGACCGCAGTTGGTGGGAATCTGCCCGCCATCATGCTAAACGAGGGCGTCTTCAAGCTCTTCGCTCCTTGCAAAGAGGGGCCCTTCCCAGAACACTATGAGCCTCTCGAGAGTCCCGTTAAAAACCTCATGTCAGCTGAGCAGATTAATCCGGCGATTTTCCTCTGGCACAAGGTTAATCCGGAGGACAAGGTTGGAACTTCGGGTGAATATCCACTCGTCGCTACTACCTACAGGATAACAGAACACTGGCAGACGGGTATCATGACCCGTAACCAACCTTGGTTGGCGGAACTCATGCCTGAGATGTTCGTGGAGATGAGTGAAGAACTCGCCGAGGAGAAGGGAATTGAAAACGGTGACTGGGTGAAAGTGGTTACGGCACGAGGCGAAGTCGAAGCCGTAGCCATCGTCACTCCGAGATTCAAACCACTCACTGTCGATGGTAAGAAGATTCATCAAGTTGGTCTGCCTTGGTGCTATGGATACGTTGGTTATACCACCGGGGGCCCCAAAAAACTGAACTACGCTGCCAACCAGCTCACTCCACACATCGGTGATGCCAACACCATGATCCAGGAATCCAAGGCATTTCTCTGCGATATAAGGAAGGTGAAGTAA
- a CDS encoding cytochrome b/b6 domain-containing protein, translating into MRRRRRVIRQSAAARFLHWTHTISCLLLFYTGLALYLPRLNGLAAVFGGLNGSRFAHRVCGVFFIGIPILMIIFNWRGFVHFLKDIFTWEENDTAWLLRFPIYLFRAKTKMPPQGRLKSGQKFADWVIIGSSILLILTGIAMAFPANFPKGLVQWCFPLHELGTIILGVVLLGHIYLGLGIFQPYRGAWRYMFGDGTVSEEEAKYHWARWYEEVKGKEST; encoded by the coding sequence GTGAGACGTAGGAGAAGAGTCATAAGGCAAAGCGCAGCTGCTAGATTTCTTCACTGGACACACACCATCTCTTGTTTACTGCTTTTCTATACGGGGCTCGCGCTTTATTTGCCTCGATTAAATGGTTTAGCTGCGGTCTTTGGGGGACTCAATGGATCCAGGTTCGCCCATAGGGTTTGTGGTGTTTTCTTCATTGGCATCCCCATTCTTATGATCATATTCAACTGGCGGGGATTTGTGCATTTCCTCAAGGACATATTCACCTGGGAAGAAAATGACACCGCCTGGTTGCTGAGATTTCCCATTTATCTATTCCGTGCAAAGACGAAGATGCCTCCACAGGGCAGATTAAAATCGGGGCAAAAGTTCGCTGACTGGGTCATCATCGGTAGTTCCATCCTCCTCATTTTGACCGGGATTGCAATGGCTTTCCCCGCCAATTTCCCCAAAGGACTGGTGCAGTGGTGCTTTCCTCTCCATGAGTTGGGGACGATCATCCTCGGTGTAGTCCTCCTTGGACACATCTACTTGGGACTTGGTATCTTTCAACCTTATCGAGGTGCTTGGAGATATATGTTCGGCGATGGCACGGTGAGCGAGGAGGAAGCGAAGTATCATTGGGCGAGGTGGTATGAGGAGGTCAAAGGGAAGGAAAGTACCTAA
- a CDS encoding 4Fe-4S dicluster domain-containing protein: MAKAMLIDVTKCTACRACQVACKQWNQLPAEKTTCQGTYENPPELSPKTWTKLKFKEISENGEVKWLFRKMQCMHCTDATCVKVCPTGAAHETELGAVVIDQDKCTGCKYCVQNCPFEIPQYDTDTNTVKKCRMCYDRVSNGLTPACAQTCPPGAIQFGEREEMVSLGLERVSALKADGNLDARLYGETELGGLGVMYVLAEKAKTYDLPEEPKVPISAVLWQDILKPLGPILGGAAVAAFALSFLLNIGYKPEEEVRRGVRSSET, translated from the coding sequence ATGGCAAAGGCGATGCTCATAGACGTCACAAAGTGCACTGCCTGTCGCGCTTGCCAGGTAGCTTGCAAGCAGTGGAATCAGCTTCCCGCGGAGAAGACCACTTGTCAAGGAACCTATGAAAATCCACCCGAACTTTCACCCAAAACTTGGACAAAGCTCAAATTCAAGGAGATCAGCGAGAACGGGGAAGTAAAATGGCTATTTAGAAAGATGCAATGCATGCACTGTACTGACGCTACCTGCGTTAAAGTATGTCCTACGGGGGCGGCACACGAGACCGAGCTCGGAGCGGTGGTCATCGATCAGGATAAGTGCACTGGTTGCAAGTATTGTGTACAGAACTGCCCATTTGAGATTCCCCAATATGACACGGATACAAATACCGTTAAGAAGTGTAGGATGTGCTATGACCGGGTGTCAAATGGCCTTACCCCTGCTTGTGCCCAGACCTGTCCTCCTGGAGCCATTCAATTCGGTGAGAGAGAGGAAATGGTCTCCCTGGGCTTGGAGAGAGTGAGTGCTCTCAAAGCAGATGGCAATCTCGATGCACGTCTTTATGGCGAAACTGAATTGGGTGGATTGGGCGTGATGTATGTCCTGGCTGAAAAAGCGAAAACTTATGATCTCCCGGAGGAGCCCAAGGTTCCAATCTCTGCGGTCTTATGGCAGGACATCCTCAAACCACTGGGTCCGATCTTAGGTGGAGCCGCTGTCGCCGCATTCGCGCTCAGTTTTCTGCTCAACATAGGATATAAACCCGAAGAGGAAGTGAGGAGGGGGGTGAGGAGTAGTGAGACGTAG